A single region of the Streptomyces sp. NBC_01803 genome encodes:
- a CDS encoding helix-turn-helix domain-containing protein gives MRAPTHAPIEGIGTRIQEIRLLRGYTLRELSRRAHVSPAQVSRVESGKRYASVSVVAALARALSVSVSVLYGQPYIHMLKRDQLDALLSPIASSLDDWDIAPDEEDPPPRPLAVLEAEVRSLDAKREAGMQFEVAEALPGLIAEVNATVLFHDRPGRDRERAFWLQAELGRTAYVATRRLGFMDLARHALGRMAAAAPHSGDPRQVAIERWDRARLLGDATRADKGSRLVHQALRDLDDDGTAATRAVRGALYLEASVLARRAGVGHTAADWLGEARELANQTGELPDYGLVFGPTNVAIHTMSVAADKDRHGEALKTAQSLHLPEDYPKARAASYWASRARSEAWTAQHDAAQRSLAKARTVAPQQTRYHPGVHETVGTLLRARARATDELRDYALWCGV, from the coding sequence CGAGCACCCACCCATGCCCCCATAGAGGGGATCGGGACACGCATCCAAGAGATCCGCCTGTTGCGCGGATACACCCTGCGAGAGCTTTCCCGTCGGGCGCACGTCTCTCCTGCCCAGGTTTCCCGTGTCGAGTCGGGCAAGCGGTACGCCAGCGTAAGCGTGGTTGCAGCCCTAGCTCGTGCGCTCAGTGTCAGCGTCTCTGTGCTGTACGGGCAGCCGTACATCCACATGCTGAAGCGGGACCAACTCGACGCCCTGCTGTCACCCATCGCCAGTTCGCTCGACGACTGGGACATCGCACCCGACGAGGAGGACCCACCGCCGCGTCCTCTGGCAGTCCTGGAGGCGGAAGTGCGGTCCTTGGACGCCAAGCGGGAGGCTGGCATGCAGTTTGAGGTCGCCGAGGCCCTTCCCGGCCTCATCGCGGAGGTCAACGCGACCGTGCTCTTCCACGACCGTCCCGGCCGCGACCGTGAGCGCGCGTTCTGGCTCCAGGCCGAGCTGGGCCGCACGGCCTATGTCGCCACGCGCAGGCTCGGGTTCATGGATCTGGCACGGCACGCTCTCGGCCGTATGGCGGCTGCCGCACCGCACTCCGGCGACCCTCGGCAGGTCGCCATCGAGCGGTGGGACCGGGCCCGACTGCTGGGTGACGCGACCCGGGCCGATAAAGGGTCCCGCCTCGTGCACCAGGCGCTCCGCGACCTGGACGACGACGGGACGGCTGCGACACGGGCGGTACGCGGCGCGCTGTACCTGGAAGCGTCGGTGCTCGCGCGCCGCGCTGGGGTGGGACACACGGCGGCGGACTGGCTTGGCGAGGCCCGCGAGCTCGCCAATCAGACTGGTGAACTTCCCGACTACGGACTGGTCTTCGGACCTACGAACGTAGCGATTCACACCATGTCCGTGGCGGCTGACAAGGACCGGCACGGCGAAGCACTGAAGACCGCCCAGAGCCTGCACCTGCCCGAGGACTACCCGAAGGCTAGGGCGGCGTCCTACTGGGCATCACGCGCGAGGTCGGAGGCTTGGACCGCGCAGCACGATGCGGCGCAGCGGTCATTGGCAAAGGCACGGACGGTGGCACCACAGCAAACTCGATATCACCCAGGCGTTCACGAGACGGTCGGCACGTTGCTGCGTGCTCGGGCGCGGGCCACGGACGAGCTTAGGGACTACGCGCTGTGGTGTGGCGTTTAG